In Helicobacter bilis, a genomic segment contains:
- a CDS encoding acetolactate synthase large subunit, whose product MAKQQMNGSRMLIEALHLEGVSVIFGYPGGAVLNVYDEIYKQDYFRHILTRHEQAAVHAADGYARASGKVGVAIITSGPGFTNAVTGIATAFTDSIPLVVISGQVPLTQIGTDAFQEIDAVGISRPCTKHNYLVKSIEELPRILKEAFYIARSGRPGPVLIDLPKDISAQIGEFHYPNSISLASYKPTTKGNAKQIKKLANAILESHNPLFYIGGGAVIANSHDLVKKLLEITQIPSVETLMARGVAQGDSNFLGMLGMHGTYAANMATSECDLLISLGARFDDRVTGKVSEFAKFAKIAHIDIDPSSIGKIINVNYPIVGDLNLVLQELIKELQDKAPTKEVLEARSVWLAKLKKWSNSHPLSYKDCDTDLLKPQWVIEETGKILGENAVIITDVGQHQMWAAQFYPFSAKRQFITSGGLGTMGFGMPATMGVSIALQEMQKENKESESKQKYAINFSGDGGILMNIQELMTCIESNIKTINIILNNGYLGMVKQWQEFFYEKRLSHVKLTQPNFKLLAESFGALGLEASDKESFRKALKEAIESPKVSLINVCVDKDEIVLPMVPGGNPLYKMILE is encoded by the coding sequence TGCAGCCGATGGATATGCTAGGGCTTCTGGTAAGGTTGGCGTGGCAATCATTACTTCTGGACCGGGCTTTACAAATGCGGTTACAGGCATTGCTACCGCTTTTACAGATTCTATTCCGCTAGTTGTTATTAGCGGACAAGTCCCTCTTACTCAAATTGGCACAGATGCGTTTCAAGAGATTGATGCAGTAGGGATCTCTCGCCCATGCACGAAGCATAACTATCTTGTAAAAAGCATTGAAGAGTTACCAAGAATCTTAAAAGAAGCCTTTTATATCGCAAGAAGTGGCAGACCCGGACCCGTTCTCATTGACTTACCAAAGGATATTAGCGCACAAATAGGGGAGTTTCACTATCCAAATAGCATTTCTCTAGCAAGTTACAAGCCAACAACAAAGGGCAATGCAAAGCAGATAAAAAAACTCGCAAATGCTATCTTAGAATCTCATAATCCACTCTTTTATATCGGCGGTGGTGCGGTTATTGCAAATAGCCATGATTTAGTAAAAAAGCTACTTGAAATAACGCAGATTCCAAGTGTGGAAACACTTATGGCAAGGGGCGTAGCACAGGGAGATTCTAACTTCTTAGGTATGCTTGGCATGCATGGCACTTATGCGGCAAATATGGCTACAAGTGAATGCGATTTACTCATTAGCTTAGGTGCTAGATTTGATGATAGAGTAACGGGAAAAGTGAGTGAGTTTGCAAAGTTTGCAAAGATAGCACATATTGATATTGACCCCAGCTCAATAGGAAAAATCATTAATGTAAATTATCCTATTGTAGGTGATTTAAATCTAGTTTTGCAAGAACTCATTAAAGAATTACAAGATAAAGCACCGACAAAAGAAGTGCTTGAAGCAAGAAGTGTATGGCTTGCAAAGCTTAAAAAATGGAGTAACTCTCACCCGCTATCGTATAAAGATTGCGATACAGACTTATTAAAACCACAATGGGTTATAGAAGAGACTGGAAAGATTCTAGGCGAAAACGCGGTTATTATCACTGATGTTGGACAGCATCAAATGTGGGCAGCACAATTCTATCCCTTTAGCGCAAAGCGACAATTTATCACAAGTGGTGGATTAGGGACTATGGGCTTTGGTATGCCAGCGACTATGGGTGTCTCAATCGCCCTGCAAGAAATGCAAAAAGAGAATAAAGAAAGTGAGAGTAAGCAAAAATATGCGATAAACTTTAGCGGCGATGGCGGGATATTAATGAATATACAAGAGCTTATGACTTGTATAGAATCTAATATTAAAACCATAAATATCATACTCAATAATGGCTATCTAGGTATGGTAAAGCAATGGCAGGAATTTTTCTATGAAAAGAGATTATCCCATGTTAAACTCACGCAGCCAAACTTTAAGCTATTAGCCGAGAGTTTTGGAGCATTGGGCTTAGAAGCAAGTGATAAAGAATCTTTTAGGAAAGCTTTAAAAGAAGCGATTGAAAGCCCAAAAGTTAGTCTCATTAATGTATGCGTTGATAAAGATGAGATTGTATTGCCAATGGTCCCGGGTGGGAATCCACTCTATAAAATGATATTAGAATAA
- the ilvN gene encoding acetolactate synthase small subunit gives MQKRIICITVVNEHSVLARISGLFAGRGYNIDSLTVAPLTDNNLSRITITTRGDEKVLEQIIKQLHKLIPVLNVVEHSDIVTQEIALIKFENNEKIGAISALINASGGKIVSWNEKNIVFSVSGETQMIKDIITSLHNFMPKEIVRSGVLAIER, from the coding sequence ATGCAAAAGCGAATTATCTGTATCACCGTTGTGAATGAACATAGTGTTTTAGCGCGCATTTCAGGATTATTTGCAGGTAGAGGCTATAACATTGATAGTCTTACCGTTGCCCCTTTAACAGATAATAATCTCTCAAGGATAACCATCACAACGCGTGGCGATGAAAAAGTGTTGGAGCAAATCATAAAGCAACTACACAAGCTTATCCCCGTGCTAAATGTCGTAGAGCATAGCGATATTGTTACACAAGAAATTGCCTTAATTAAATTTGAAAATAATGAAAAAATCGGTGCAATCAGTGCCTTAATCAATGCTTCTGGTGGCAAGATTGTAAGCTGGAATGAAAAAAACATTGTCTTTAGCGTAAGTGGTGAAACACAAATGATTAAAGACATTATCACTTCACTGCATAACTTCATGCCAAAAGAAATCGTGCGTAGCGGCGTACTTGCGATTGAGAGATAG
- a CDS encoding outer membrane beta-barrel protein encodes MRYVSAILCSITLSSVAYAQVYKRTQPRLPEPTKEITKDTKTGAMLGVDSGFNLVMGHDSDRFVVDAGLRLGYNLFFTKTWGMRLYGSYSYSFSDFVTAYRVVAVINDLYANTHTFLFNADVLYDFYNNNDLKLSLGIIFGLGAGYELGAQKTYRDNGNLQHTQNYTKSGFKAVANAGFSLTFESRHRLEILYRYAILQPDLRNIVRDTNNPPNVIREEIYKPQSPFSFHLGYSYTF; translated from the coding sequence ATGAGATATGTAAGTGCAATATTGTGCAGTATAACTTTATCAAGTGTGGCGTATGCTCAAGTTTATAAACGCACGCAGCCTAGATTGCCTGAACCTACAAAAGAGATCACAAAGGATACAAAGACTGGAGCTATGCTTGGTGTTGATAGCGGGTTTAATCTTGTAATGGGACATGATAGCGATAGGTTTGTTGTAGATGCTGGTTTGAGGCTTGGCTATAATCTATTTTTCACAAAAACATGGGGTATGCGACTTTATGGTAGTTATAGCTATAGCTTTAGTGATTTTGTAACAGCATATAGAGTTGTAGCAGTTATAAATGATTTATATGCAAATACGCATACATTTTTGTTCAATGCTGATGTGCTATATGATTTTTATAACAACAATGACTTGAAATTGAGTTTGGGTATTATATTTGGCTTGGGTGCTGGTTATGAGCTTGGCGCACAAAAGACATATAGAGATAACGGGAATTTGCAACATACGCAAAACTATACAAAGAGTGGATTTAAGGCGGTGGCAAATGCGGGCTTTTCGCTCACATTTGAAAGCCGACATAGGTTAGAGATTCTCTATCGATATGCAATATTGCAACCTGATTTACGCAATATCGTGAGAGATACCAACAATCCGCCAAATGTAATTCGCGAGGAAATATATAAGCCTCAAAGTCCATTTTCTTTTCATCTTGGATATAGCTATACATTTTAA
- a CDS encoding RNA recognition motif domain-containing protein, with amino-acid sequence MKSIYIGNLTYTTTQQQVHDIFAQFGNVISSRMILDKTTHKFKGYAFVEMDDDNAETAVSMLNGESYNGRIMRVSIAN; translated from the coding sequence ATGAAAAGCATATATATAGGTAATCTCACTTACACCACGACACAACAACAAGTGCATGATATATTCGCGCAATTTGGCAATGTCATCTCAAGTAGAATGATTCTAGATAAAACAACCCATAAATTCAAAGGATATGCCTTTGTAGAAATGGACGATGACAACGCAGAAACCGCAGTCAGTATGCTAAATGGCGAAAGCTATAATGGCAGAATCATGCGAGTAAGCATTGCAAATTAG
- a CDS encoding nicotinamide phosphoribosyltransferase domain-containing protein: MQYPQLLFISDCYKYTHAAMYPNNVDEVYSLLYCRKPRLPLESLNGHIVAFGMRQAINKLQSLYDEFIQWDRKKLEEGLRLLYADFMKLNANDTSYKFLIDKWLTLPKVMPITFRAVPEGTFVANNTPIISMHCAESKHCWFVNFIETYLNSMLWKTCFVATQAAIFKRIEYDCLGYYLDESFNFHDFSARGMNGIMDCYNSGVGHVLFFSGTDSIMALQNVYENYGGNVSMLGSIPASEHSVMCLGGQANELNTFKHIMQQFPNDMVSIVADTWNLWDIIESLKRDKDAYNLISSRLKPIVLRPDSGDPFLILTGDENSQDSRAKKGVIRLVNEYFGFDKVRIIYGDAISTERAQKIYEWCKQNGYNPTEFLCLGVGSYAYNSGIRDDVGLVTKMTWAKIGGKPTHLIKNPITGNEKMSLSGQVSLDKDTREVTQFLDSTPENDLLNTNLALPNFEHIREYVKKEFLRAINHKG; this comes from the coding sequence ATGCAATACCCACAATTGCTTTTTATTTCGGATTGTTATAAATATACACATGCAGCAATGTATCCAAATAATGTTGATGAAGTATATAGTCTGCTTTATTGTAGAAAACCGCGTTTGCCTTTAGAATCTTTAAATGGACATATTGTAGCTTTTGGTATGCGACAAGCTATCAATAAACTTCAATCTTTATATGATGAGTTTATACAATGGGACAGAAAAAAGCTAGAAGAAGGGCTAAGACTACTTTATGCGGATTTTATGAAGCTTAATGCAAATGACACTTCTTATAAATTTCTCATTGATAAATGGCTTACATTACCAAAAGTCATGCCTATTACTTTTAGGGCAGTCCCAGAGGGGACATTTGTGGCAAATAATACGCCTATTATCTCAATGCATTGTGCTGAAAGTAAGCATTGTTGGTTTGTAAATTTCATTGAAACATATCTTAACTCTATGCTATGGAAGACATGCTTTGTAGCGACACAGGCAGCTATCTTTAAACGCATTGAGTATGATTGCTTAGGCTATTATCTTGATGAGAGTTTTAACTTTCATGATTTTTCTGCACGGGGTATGAATGGTATTATGGACTGCTATAATTCCGGCGTAGGACATGTCCTCTTTTTCTCTGGCACAGATTCTATAATGGCATTACAAAATGTATATGAAAACTATGGCGGTAATGTAAGTATGCTGGGCTCAATCCCAGCAAGCGAGCATAGCGTAATGTGTCTAGGCGGACAGGCAAACGAGCTTAATACCTTTAAGCATATCATGCAGCAATTCCCAAATGATATGGTATCAATCGTAGCTGACACATGGAACCTATGGGATATTATCGAGTCTTTAAAAAGGGATAAAGATGCGTATAATCTCATTTCTTCTCGTTTAAAACCCATTGTATTACGACCAGATTCAGGCGATCCATTTTTAATATTAACAGGTGATGAAAACTCACAAGATTCTAGAGCTAAAAAAGGTGTGATACGGCTTGTTAATGAATATTTTGGCTTTGATAAAGTGCGTATTATCTATGGTGATGCAATCAGCACAGAACGCGCACAAAAAATCTATGAATGGTGTAAACAAAATGGCTATAATCCAACAGAATTTTTGTGCTTAGGCGTAGGGAGTTATGCGTATAATTCAGGCATACGCGATGATGTAGGGCTAGTTACAAAAATGACTTGGGCAAAGATAGGGGGAAAACCCACGCATTTAATCAAAAATCCAATCACAGGTAATGAAAAGATGTCTCTATCAGGGCAAGTCTCACTTGACAAAGACACAAGAGAGGTAACGCAATTCCTTGATAGCACACCAGAAAATGACTTGCTAAACACGAATTTAGCATTACCAAACTTTGAGCACATAAGAGAGTATGTAAAAAAAGAGTTTTTACGCGCAATCAATCATAAGGGATAG
- the recG gene encoding ATP-dependent DNA helicase RecG, with protein MHALLSYCLDNIPKSYDTTYPITEFSQGERGVLEVTITQKRFHNNILFIESFCKDFNSPLRIIIFNARPYHAQIFQETKTLFVLGTLEFQHDKMTNALNPTFVNPKIPRTTNTITMQFKTRTTKLADLQKHITKEALENTHIPQQYSDKLYRIFHPDLEFFKEYSKEKALPESFQEALKFIEIFVYTQRLRKKKTQFRSKFRCNGDLESFLKTLPFSLTNAQKEAIKDIQEDLKSEFACRRIVMGDVGCGKTMVILASVILAYPQKSILMAPTTILAKQLFEEAKKYLPKHINISFVSSSNAKERKKPLEGDFIIGTHALLYRSGDLTDFALVMTDEQHRFGTNARSKLEQMLEGKDEHGRTKPHNIQFSATPIPRTMAMLKNNVVSFSFIKELPFKKDIDTRIIDKSGFQRLIEHIRTELTKGHQIAIIYPRIEETDENKEKPIKDSRYAPIPYMSLKDAENYWIKHFQHVFSTHGKDKEKEDVLEQFANTESAILLATTMIEVGISLPKLSIIVIVGAERLGLASLHQLRGRVSRNGLKGYCYLYTHQIQNERLIRFAKTLNGFDIAELDLGYRNSGDLLDGILQSGAQFRYFDFATDSKILEEANALIHRI; from the coding sequence TTGCATGCTCTGCTTTCTTATTGTTTAGATAATATTCCAAAATCCTATGATACAACCTATCCTATCACCGAGTTTAGTCAAGGTGAGCGTGGTGTGCTTGAAGTTACTATCACGCAGAAAAGATTCCATAACAATATACTTTTTATAGAATCTTTTTGTAAGGATTTTAACTCCCCCTTACGCATTATTATCTTTAATGCCCGTCCCTATCACGCACAGATATTTCAAGAGACAAAAACGCTTTTTGTGCTAGGAACGCTTGAATTCCAACATGATAAAATGACAAATGCCCTAAACCCTACTTTTGTAAATCCAAAGATTCCACGCACAACAAATACTATCACCATGCAGTTTAAAACACGCACAACAAAACTAGCAGACCTGCAAAAACATATCACAAAAGAAGCCCTTGAAAACACACATATACCACAGCAATATAGTGATAAACTTTATCGCATTTTTCACCCAGACCTTGAGTTTTTTAAAGAATATAGTAAAGAAAAAGCCCTGCCAGAGAGTTTTCAAGAAGCATTAAAATTTATTGAAATTTTTGTTTATACACAAAGATTGCGTAAAAAGAAAACACAATTCCGCTCAAAGTTTCGTTGTAATGGAGACTTAGAATCTTTTCTTAAAACCCTACCTTTTAGCTTAACAAACGCACAAAAAGAAGCCATAAAAGACATACAAGAAGATTTAAAAAGTGAATTTGCATGCAGACGCATTGTCATGGGTGATGTAGGTTGCGGTAAAACTATGGTTATTCTAGCAAGTGTCATATTAGCCTATCCACAAAAATCAATACTTATGGCACCCACTACAATCCTTGCTAAACAGCTTTTTGAAGAAGCAAAGAAATATCTACCAAAGCATATAAACATAAGCTTTGTTTCATCAAGTAATGCAAAAGAGAGAAAAAAGCCGCTAGAGGGCGATTTTATCATCGGCACACATGCCCTGCTTTATAGAAGCGGTGATTTAACTGATTTTGCCTTAGTTATGACAGATGAGCAGCATAGATTTGGCACAAATGCTAGAAGTAAGTTAGAGCAAATGTTAGAAGGGAAAGATGAACATGGTCGCACAAAACCGCATAATATACAATTCTCCGCCACGCCAATCCCACGCACAATGGCAATGCTAAAAAACAATGTAGTCTCTTTTTCTTTCATTAAAGAACTCCCCTTTAAAAAAGATATTGATACAAGAATCATTGATAAAAGCGGCTTTCAAAGACTAATAGAGCATATCCGCACAGAGCTTACAAAAGGGCATCAAATCGCAATCATTTATCCACGCATTGAAGAAACCGATGAAAATAAAGAAAAGCCTATAAAAGATTCTCGTTATGCACCCATTCCCTACATGTCGCTAAAGGATGCGGAAAACTATTGGATAAAGCATTTTCAACATGTATTTAGCACACATGGCAAAGACAAGGAAAAAGAAGATGTGCTAGAGCAATTCGCAAATACAGAGAGTGCAATCCTCCTTGCTACAACGATGATTGAGGTGGGAATCTCCCTGCCAAAGTTAAGCATTATAGTCATCGTTGGGGCAGAGAGACTAGGACTTGCAAGTCTTCATCAGCTTCGTGGTCGTGTGAGTCGTAATGGTTTAAAGGGATATTGCTATCTCTACACACACCAAATACAAAATGAGCGATTAATCCGCTTTGCAAAAACATTAAATGGCTTTGACATCGCAGAGCTTGACTTAGGATATCGCAATAGCGGGGATTTACTCGATGGGATTTTACAAAGTGGCGCACAATTTAGATATTTTGACTTTGCAACAGATAGCAAGATTCTAGAAGAAGCAAATGCCCTTATCCATAGAATCTAA
- a CDS encoding SPOR domain-containing protein, whose translation MKDDNKAVNDIFQNDNGSKNKTKTILLLTIVAIILISVFLIIARVMTRDNPLQDMQNQAMQNQNKDGLALNESKDRTLPYAHNLDSQTPSQNPLGLDTNRDSLKPQESEAQANNPMSNVPPLGVPTNVDSMPTTSTKPSKDDDLENDARFQAALRDLEKQHNDKKNIDKTTESKKEESKKEEPKKVITPIPPKDTTIAIAPDPTKSSQKPQADSKKQTDSKKEEPKKEEAKKPEPKKQEPAKTESAKPKDSEKETKKPNDNIIPKPQNNVVSANQGKAPEQGYYLQVGVFTQTPAQSFLNKIAKYNYRVLKTEEDGVTKSKYLIGPYISKNKAKEAEQKVREEVESKANVIFYQRQAK comes from the coding sequence ATGAAAGACGACAATAAAGCAGTTAATGATATTTTTCAAAATGACAATGGAAGCAAAAATAAAACAAAAACCATATTGCTTTTAACCATTGTGGCCATCATTTTAATATCTGTATTTTTAATCATCGCACGGGTGATGACTAGAGATAATCCATTGCAAGATATGCAGAATCAAGCAATGCAAAATCAAAATAAAGATGGACTAGCATTAAATGAATCTAAAGATAGGACACTGCCTTACGCGCATAATCTCGATTCTCAAACTCCATCTCAAAATCCATTAGGTTTAGATACAAACAGAGATTCATTAAAACCACAAGAGAGCGAAGCACAAGCAAATAATCCAATGTCAAATGTCCCACCATTAGGTGTGCCTACAAATGTTGATTCTATGCCTACAACCAGCACAAAACCATCAAAAGATGATGATCTTGAAAATGATGCGCGTTTCCAAGCAGCATTAAGGGATCTTGAAAAGCAACATAATGATAAAAAGAATATAGACAAAACTACAGAATCTAAAAAAGAAGAATCTAAGAAAGAAGAGCCTAAAAAGGTTATCACACCAATACCGCCTAAAGATACCACAATAGCAATAGCCCCAGATCCAACAAAGTCTTCACAAAAACCACAGGCAGATTCTAAAAAACAAACAGATTCTAAGAAAGAAGAGCCTAAAAAAGAAGAAGCTAAAAAGCCAGAACCCAAAAAACAAGAACCAGCCAAAACAGAATCTGCTAAGCCAAAAGATTCTGAAAAAGAGACTAAAAAGCCAAATGACAATATTATCCCAAAACCACAAAATAATGTCGTAAGTGCAAATCAAGGTAAAGCACCAGAGCAAGGCTATTATTTACAAGTTGGTGTTTTCACACAAACTCCAGCTCAAAGCTTTTTGAATAAAATCGCAAAGTATAACTATCGCGTATTAAAAACAGAAGAAGATGGCGTTACGAAGTCAAAGTATTTAATCGGTCCATATATCTCAAAAAATAAAGCAAAAGAAGCAGAACAAAAAGTAAGAGAAGAAGTAGAATCAAAAGCAAATGTTATCTTCTATCAAAGACAAGCAAAATAA
- a CDS encoding DUF1882 domain-containing protein, with amino-acid sequence MTEMELKLIKIDTRYYYTKAKGLGQKTTHNGRIFYDKFERVDSMLTSQVMQAHFRKEIIVAHSLILRGNKVENIVFDYNGRDPQRFYHRAQLMLRDEGFINFTAYQTKTPGHLHLYIHKGHTDLEEGKRLAKNLSMKLASKCPVEWRMFPSNDVPPQFNILTLPYEVYAKERGAWAKHM; translated from the coding sequence ATGACCGAAATGGAACTCAAGTTAATAAAGATTGACACACGCTATTACTATACAAAAGCGAAAGGCTTAGGGCAGAAAACCACTCATAACGGACGCATATTTTACGATAAATTTGAGCGAGTAGATTCCATGCTTACTTCTCAAGTCATGCAAGCCCATTTTCGCAAAGAAATTATTGTCGCGCATTCTCTTATATTGCGCGGCAATAAGGTGGAAAATATTGTGTTTGATTATAATGGCAGAGATCCGCAAAGATTCTATCATAGAGCGCAATTAATGTTGCGTGATGAAGGCTTTATTAACTTTACTGCTTATCAAACAAAAACGCCCGGTCATTTGCATTTATACATACACAAAGGACATACAGATTTAGAAGAAGGAAAAAGACTTGCAAAAAACCTTTCTATGAAGCTTGCCTCAAAATGTCCTGTTGAGTGGCGTATGTTTCCAAGCAATGATGTCCCACCGCAATTTAATATTTTGACATTGCCCTATGAAGTCTATGCAAAAGAGCGTGGTGCATGGGCGAAACACATGTAA
- a CDS encoding serine hydroxymethyltransferase, with product MSYTMQTTDSEIFSLIQKELQRQNEHLEMIASENYTFPSVMEAMGSILTNKYAEGYPGKRYYGGCEFVDSIESLAIERAKKLFGCKYANVQPHSGSQANAAIYGALLKPYDKILGMDLSHGGHLTHGAKVSMSGKMYQSFFYGVELDGYINYDKVMEYAKVVKPNIIVCGFSAYTRTLDFAKFREIADSVGAILMADIAHVAGLVVAGEYPNPFPYCDIVSTTTHKTLRGPRGGVILTNNEEIAQKIDKMVFPGMQGGPLMHVIAGKAIGFGENLKPEWKTYAKQVKANIKVLAEVLVKSGFDLVSGGTDNHLVLMSFLKKDFSGKDADIALGNAGITINKNTVPGETRSPFVTSGIRIGSPALTARGMKEKEFTWIAEKIAEILNDINNTALQQKIKAEVAELGKEFLVYDKAIF from the coding sequence ATGAGTTATACAATGCAAACAACAGATTCTGAAATCTTTTCTTTGATACAAAAAGAGTTGCAACGACAAAACGAGCATTTAGAGATGATTGCGAGTGAAAACTACACTTTTCCAAGTGTTATGGAAGCTATGGGCAGCATTTTGACAAATAAATATGCAGAAGGTTATCCGGGCAAAAGGTATTATGGTGGTTGTGAATTTGTAGATTCTATAGAATCTTTAGCGATTGAGAGAGCAAAAAAGCTTTTTGGTTGTAAATATGCAAATGTCCAGCCACATTCAGGCAGTCAAGCAAACGCAGCAATCTATGGGGCACTGCTTAAACCTTATGATAAGATACTAGGCATGGATTTAAGTCATGGTGGGCATTTAACACATGGTGCAAAAGTTAGCATGAGTGGTAAAATGTATCAAAGCTTTTTTTATGGTGTTGAGCTTGATGGCTATATTAATTATGATAAGGTTATGGAATATGCAAAGGTTGTGAAGCCAAATATTATTGTATGTGGATTTTCAGCTTATACTCGCACGCTTGATTTTGCAAAATTTAGAGAAATAGCAGATTCTGTAGGGGCTATCCTTATGGCTGACATCGCACATGTAGCAGGGCTTGTTGTGGCAGGGGAATATCCTAATCCTTTTCCATATTGTGATATTGTTAGCACTACAACGCATAAGACACTTCGTGGTCCAAGGGGTGGCGTGATACTTACAAATAATGAAGAGATCGCACAAAAGATTGATAAAATGGTGTTTCCGGGTATGCAGGGCGGTCCGCTTATGCATGTTATCGCAGGAAAGGCTATTGGCTTTGGGGAGAATTTAAAACCAGAATGGAAAACCTATGCAAAGCAAGTCAAAGCAAATATTAAAGTTTTAGCGGAAGTTTTGGTAAAATCGGGCTTTGATTTAGTAAGTGGCGGGACAGATAATCACTTAGTGCTTATGAGCTTTTTAAAGAAAGATTTTAGCGGTAAAGACGCAGATATTGCCTTAGGTAATGCAGGCATTACGATTAATAAAAACACGGTCCCGGGTGAAACTCGCTCTCCATTTGTAACAAGCGGTATAAGGATAGGCTCACCAGCCCTTACCGCAAGGGGTATGAAAGAGAAAGAATTTACATGGATAGCAGAAAAAATAGCAGAGATTCTAAATGATATTAATAACACAGCCTTGCAGCAAAAAATAAAGGCTGAAGTAGCAGAACTTGGCAAGGAATTTCTTGTTTATGATAAGGCGATTTTCTAG
- the lysS gene encoding lysine--tRNA ligase, translating to MFDNVYIQQRIEKAQTLREENLNPYRNDCEVSLDNKSFLEKFDTLKNLESDEKKDEDSKLWVKGRVKFLRLMGKASFIKIEDEYAILQIYFSQNELGDLFKILKKNLEVGDIVNVYGFPFVTKTGELSLHALEFKILTKAIVPLPEKFHGLSDIELRYRQRYLDLIVNREVKETFRMRSAIVSCVRKFFENRGFLEVETPMLHPIPGGANARPFITHHNALDVERYLRIAPELYLKRLVVGGFEAVFEINRNFRNEGIDHSHNPEFSMIEFYWAYHTYHDLITLTKELFDYLLDSLNLPKQLPFGDMLIDFTQFSVMTYRESLAKIGNIDKDIIEDRDKLHAFLKQNNIKIEEGLSHDKLLSEAFDNFVESKLINPTFITEYPIEISPLARRNDTHSNIADRFEFFIGGRELANGFSELNDPLDQLERFRAQVAEKEKGDEEAQYMDEDYVWALGHGMPPTAGEGIGIDRLVMLLTNNKSIKDVLLFPAMKPVSENYNSITKEEQA from the coding sequence ATGTTTGATAATGTCTATATCCAGCAAAGAATTGAAAAAGCACAAACACTAAGAGAAGAAAATCTAAATCCATATAGAAATGATTGTGAAGTAAGTCTTGATAATAAAAGCTTTTTAGAGAAATTTGATACACTAAAAAATCTAGAATCTGATGAGAAAAAAGACGAAGATTCTAAGCTATGGGTAAAGGGTAGGGTAAAGTTTTTGCGACTTATGGGTAAGGCAAGCTTTATAAAGATTGAAGATGAATATGCGATTTTACAGATTTATTTCTCACAAAATGAGCTAGGTGATCTTTTTAAGATTCTAAAGAAAAATTTAGAGGTTGGCGATATTGTAAATGTCTATGGTTTCCCCTTTGTTACAAAGACAGGGGAGCTTAGTCTGCATGCACTAGAATTTAAGATTCTCACAAAAGCCATTGTGCCATTACCAGAAAAGTTTCATGGACTAAGTGATATTGAGCTTCGCTATCGACAAAGATATTTAGACTTAATTGTAAATCGTGAGGTAAAAGAGACTTTTCGTATGCGTAGTGCGATAGTCTCTTGTGTGCGTAAATTCTTTGAAAATAGGGGATTCTTAGAAGTTGAAACGCCGATGTTGCACCCAATCCCCGGTGGGGCTAATGCTAGACCTTTTATCACTCATCATAATGCCCTTGATGTAGAGAGATATTTACGCATTGCCCCAGAGTTGTATTTGAAACGACTTGTTGTAGGGGGCTTTGAAGCGGTATTTGAGATTAATAGAAATTTTCGCAATGAAGGGATAGATCATAGTCATAATCCTGAATTTAGCATGATTGAGTTTTATTGGGCATATCATACTTACCACGACTTAATCACGCTAACAAAAGAATTGTTTGATTATCTCTTAGATTCTCTCAACCTACCAAAGCAGCTGCCTTTTGGCGATATGCTGATTGATTTCACGCAATTTAGCGTTATGACTTATAGAGAATCTTTAGCAAAAATAGGCAATATAGACAAAGATATAATTGAAGATAGAGATAAACTCCATGCGTTTTTAAAGCAAAATAATATAAAGATAGAAGAGGGCTTAAGTCATGATAAATTGCTAAGTGAAGCTTTTGATAATTTTGTAGAATCTAAGCTTATTAATCCAACTTTTATCACAGAATATCCCATTGAGATTAGCCCACTTGCAAGGCGAAACGACACACATTCAAATATTGCGGATAGATTTGAGTTTTTTATCGGTGGTAGAGAGCTTGCTAATGGCTTTTCAGAATTAAATGATCCCTTAGACCAGCTTGAGCGATTTAGGGCACAAGTAGCAGAGAAAGAAAAGGGTGATGAAGAGGCACAATATATGGACGAAGATTATGTATGGGCGTTAGGGCATGGTATGCCACCTACTGCTGGGGAGGGCATAGGCATTGATAGGCTTGTTATGCTTTTAACGAATAATAAGTCTATCAAAGATGTGCTTTTATTCCCTGCGATGAAACCAGTGAGTGAAAACTATAATTCTATTACAAAAGAGGAGCAAGCATGA